One region of Scophthalmus maximus strain ysfricsl-2021 chromosome 15, ASM2237912v1, whole genome shotgun sequence genomic DNA includes:
- the LOC118286253 gene encoding 60S ribosomal protein L13a → MADRFNKVLLLDGRGHLLGRLAALVAKQVLLGHKVVVVRCEGINISGNFYRNKLKYLSFLRKRMNTNPSRGPYHFRAPSRIFWRTVRGMLPHKTKRGQAALDRLKVFDGIPPPYDKRKRMVVPAALKIVRLKPTRKFALLGRLAHEVGWKYQAITATLEEKRKEKAKLRYSKKKTVVKLTKLAEKNVEAKIAKYTDVLKQFGVLV, encoded by the exons ATGGCGGACCGGTTCAATAAG GTTCTGCTGCTTGATGGCAGGGGCCACCTTCTTGGACGGCTTGCTGCCCTCGTGGCCAAACAGGTTCTGTTGG GACACAAAGTGGTGGTCGTGAGATGTGAAGGCATCAACATCTCTGGCAACTTCTACCGCAACAAAC TGAAGTACCTTTCTTTCCTGCGTAAGAGGATGAACACCAACCCCTCTCGTGGACCGTACCACTTCAGAGCTCCCAGCAGGATCTTCTGGAGGACCGTCAGAG GCATGTTGCCCCACAAGACCAAGAGAGGCCAGGCTGCTCTTGATAGGCTGAAGGTGTTCGATGGCATCCCCCCACCCTATGACAAG AGGAAGCGCATGGTTGTCCCAGCTGCTCTTAAGATTGTGCGTCTGAAGCCCACTCGCAAG TTCGCCCTCCTCGGGCGTCTGGCACATGAGGTCGGCTGGAAGTACCAGGCCATCACTGCCaccctggaggagaagagaaaagagaaggccAAGCTCCGCTACTCCAAGAAAAAGACAGTGGTCAAGCTGACCAAGCTGGCAGAAAAGAACGTTGAGGCCAAGATCGCAAAATACACAGATGTTCTGAAACAGTTTGGAGTCCTTGTCTAA